The Acidobacteriota bacterium genome includes a region encoding these proteins:
- the hutU gene encoding urocanate hydratase, translating to MKEHQDIRAPRGTQLRTKGWSQEGALRMLMNNLDPDVAEKPQDLIVYGGTGKAARNWDAYRAIVKSLEELENDETLIVQSGKPVAVFKTHPEAPRVLIANANLVPHWATWDEFRRLEAKGLMMYGQMTAGSWIYIGTQGILQGTYETLAAAADKYFGGTLKGRLVVSAGLGGMGGAQPLAVTMNDGVAVVVEVDRDRIRRRLETRYVDTSVESLDEALKLAAEAVKKGEPLSIALLGNAAEVLPEMVRRGVVPDILTDQTSAHDELHGYVPAGIPYEDALEMRKAAPDDYIRRSMESMAAHVQAMLALQAAGARTFDYGNNIRGQALKAGVADAFTIPGFVPEYIRPLFCLGKGPFRWAALSGDPKDIYATDEAVLKEFPEDEALARWIRKAREKIQFQGLPARICWLGYGERARFGDIINRLVKKGTISAPIVIGRDHLDTGSVASPNRETEGMLDGSDAVADWPILNALLNAVCGASWVSVHHGGGVGIGLSLHAGMVIVADGTDMTARRLERVLTVDPGLGVARHADAGYEEARTCAKERGVKIPML from the coding sequence ATGAAGGAACATCAGGATATCCGGGCGCCGCGCGGCACGCAGCTTCGAACCAAGGGCTGGTCCCAGGAAGGGGCCCTGCGGATGCTCATGAACAATCTCGACCCCGACGTGGCCGAAAAGCCGCAGGACCTCATCGTCTACGGTGGAACAGGCAAGGCGGCCCGGAACTGGGACGCCTATCGGGCCATCGTGAAAAGTCTGGAAGAGCTCGAAAACGACGAAACCCTCATCGTTCAATCGGGAAAACCCGTGGCCGTTTTCAAAACGCATCCGGAAGCGCCGCGGGTTCTGATCGCCAATGCCAATCTCGTTCCCCATTGGGCGACCTGGGACGAGTTCAGGCGTCTCGAAGCCAAGGGATTGATGATGTACGGCCAGATGACGGCCGGAAGCTGGATCTATATAGGAACGCAGGGCATTCTTCAGGGAACTTACGAAACCCTGGCCGCCGCGGCCGACAAATATTTCGGCGGGACTCTCAAGGGCCGTCTTGTCGTGTCCGCCGGATTGGGCGGCATGGGCGGGGCCCAGCCCCTGGCCGTCACCATGAACGACGGCGTGGCCGTCGTCGTCGAGGTCGATCGGGACCGGATCCGCCGACGTCTCGAAACGCGCTATGTCGACACCTCGGTCGAAAGTCTGGACGAAGCCCTGAAACTGGCCGCCGAGGCCGTTAAGAAAGGGGAGCCCCTGTCCATCGCCCTGCTGGGGAATGCCGCCGAAGTTCTGCCCGAAATGGTCCGGCGCGGCGTCGTCCCCGATATCCTGACGGACCAGACCTCGGCCCACGACGAACTCCACGGCTATGTTCCGGCCGGTATCCCCTACGAGGATGCCCTGGAAATGAGGAAGGCGGCGCCGGACGACTATATCCGCCGCTCCATGGAGTCCATGGCCGCTCACGTGCAGGCCATGCTGGCCCTCCAGGCTGCGGGCGCCAGGACTTTCGATTACGGCAACAACATCCGCGGTCAGGCCCTCAAGGCGGGCGTGGCCGACGCCTTCACCATCCCCGGCTTCGTGCCGGAATACATCCGCCCGCTCTTTTGCCTTGGTAAGGGACCGTTCCGCTGGGCCGCTCTTTCAGGCGATCCGAAGGACATCTACGCCACGGACGAGGCGGTGCTCAAGGAGTTTCCCGAAGACGAAGCTCTGGCCCGCTGGATCCGAAAGGCCCGGGAAAAGATCCAATTCCAGGGACTCCCGGCCCGGATCTGCTGGCTTGGCTACGGCGAGCGGGCCCGTTTCGGGGACATCATCAACCGTCTGGTGAAGAAGGGGACGATCAGCGCCCCGATCGTCATCGGGCGCGACCATCTCGACACCGGTTCGGTGGCCTCGCCCAACCGCGAGACGGAGGGCATGTTGGACGGCTCGGACGCGGTCGCCGACTGGCCCATTCTGAACGCACTTCTGAACGCCGTCTGCGGCGCCTCCTGGGTTTCGGTCCATCACGGCGGCGGCGTGGGCATCGGGTTGTCCCTGCATGCGGGCATGGTCATTGTCGCCGACGGAACGGACATGACGGCACGGCGGCTGGAGCGCGTCCTGACCGTCGATCCCGGACTGGGCGTCGCCCGCCATGCCGACGCCGGTTATGAGGAGGCCCGGACCTGCGCAAAGGAGCGGGGGGTCAAGATTCCGATGCTCTGA
- the prmC gene encoding peptide chain release factor N(5)-glutamine methyltransferase codes for MTSSKNSPSTSSPVPRPDWTNPEAGPPPGGPETLETLLREGAERLADVSSCAGLEARVILARAAGWPAEKILLEPPLRMIPRRTADRCRRFIAKRASGIPLAYVTGVKEFWSMPFFVSPSVLIPRPETEHLVESVLSLPRRPGEKILDLGTGSGALAAALAREIPSAEIHAADISLRALKTARMNVIHLGLGRIRFHHSNVFSAFRSFRAEFDIIVSNPPYVATGEWASLPPDVRDHEPRRALLAGPEGLDFIRRLVRQAPRYLKRGGHLVFEFGAGQKDAVSALFGKRWSPVEIGLDLGGLARTALARLR; via the coding sequence ATGACATCCTCGAAAAACTCGCCCTCCACTTCCAGTCCCGTGCCGCGGCCGGACTGGACAAACCCGGAGGCGGGGCCGCCACCAGGCGGTCCTGAGACGCTGGAGACCCTGCTCCGCGAAGGAGCGGAGCGTCTGGCGGATGTCTCGTCCTGCGCGGGTCTCGAAGCCCGGGTGATTCTGGCCCGGGCGGCCGGCTGGCCCGCCGAGAAAATCCTTCTGGAGCCGCCGTTGCGGATGATCCCCCGGCGGACCGCCGACCGCTGCCGGCGCTTCATCGCCAAACGCGCCTCCGGAATTCCTCTGGCCTATGTCACCGGCGTCAAGGAGTTCTGGTCCATGCCTTTTTTTGTTTCGCCGTCGGTTCTGATTCCGCGGCCCGAGACCGAACACCTCGTCGAAAGCGTTCTGTCCCTGCCCCGCCGCCCCGGCGAAAAGATCCTGGATCTGGGGACGGGAAGCGGGGCTCTGGCCGCGGCCCTGGCCCGGGAAATCCCCTCGGCGGAAATCCACGCCGCGGATATTTCCCTCCGGGCTTTGAAGACGGCCCGGATGAATGTCATTCACCTCGGTCTCGGCCGCATCCGTTTTCATCACAGCAACGTCTTTTCCGCCTTCCGGTCGTTCAGGGCGGAGTTCGATATCATCGTCTCCAACCCCCCTTATGTTGCAACCGGCGAGTGGGCCTCCCTTCCGCCCGACGTCCGCGACCATGAGCCGCGCCGGGCTCTCCTGGCCGGACCGGAAGGCCTGGATTTCATCCGCCGTCTCGTCCGTCAGGCGCCCCGTTATCTCAAGCGGGGCGGCCATCTCGTGTTCGAGTTCGGAGCCGGACAAAAGGACGCCGTTTCGGCCCTTTTCGGGAAGCGCTGGTCACCGGTCGAAATCGGCCTCGATCTCGGCGGCCTGGCCCGCACGGCCCTGGCCCGCCTCCGTTAA
- the prfA gene encoding peptide chain release factor 1, translated as MLAELKALEEKFRSLTLSLSDPALLAQPQKIREISRERAELEPVIRTYEKFEKVRREIADTHAILADAGADPDLRGLARDEIKVLEDREAALESELRNHLLPKDPNDHKNAILEIRAGAGGDEASLFAQDLLRMYSRFADRRKWVFEVLDNSISPAGGIKEAVVNIRGRDVYGIMKHESGVHRVQRVPRTEAQGRIHTSTATVAVLPEAEEVDIRIDPKDLKIEAFGASGPGGQSVNRNYTAIRVTHKPTGMVVSCQDEKSQHKNKEKALRVLRSRLLDIAESERHDQVARDRRSQVGTGERSEKIRTYNFPQSRITDHRINENFHNLEAFLDGELNDILEKLALHFQSRAAAGLDKPGGGAATRRS; from the coding sequence ATGCTTGCGGAGCTCAAGGCACTTGAGGAGAAGTTTCGCAGCCTGACGCTGTCTCTGTCCGACCCGGCGCTTCTCGCCCAGCCTCAGAAAATCCGCGAGATCTCCCGCGAACGGGCCGAACTCGAGCCCGTCATCCGGACTTACGAAAAATTCGAGAAAGTCCGGCGTGAAATCGCCGACACCCACGCCATCCTGGCCGATGCCGGCGCCGACCCCGATCTGCGGGGGCTGGCCCGGGACGAGATCAAGGTTCTCGAAGACCGGGAAGCCGCCCTGGAATCCGAGCTCCGGAATCACCTCCTTCCGAAAGATCCCAACGACCACAAAAACGCCATTCTCGAGATTCGGGCCGGTGCGGGCGGCGACGAAGCCTCGCTTTTCGCCCAGGACCTTCTGAGGATGTATTCGCGTTTCGCCGACCGCAGGAAGTGGGTGTTCGAAGTGTTGGACAACAGCATCTCGCCGGCCGGCGGAATCAAGGAAGCCGTCGTCAACATCCGGGGCCGGGATGTCTACGGGATCATGAAACATGAAAGCGGCGTCCACCGCGTTCAGCGCGTCCCGCGGACCGAAGCCCAGGGGCGCATTCACACCTCGACGGCCACGGTCGCCGTGCTGCCCGAGGCCGAGGAGGTCGACATCCGGATCGACCCCAAGGACTTGAAGATCGAGGCCTTCGGCGCCTCGGGTCCGGGCGGCCAGAGCGTCAACCGCAATTACACGGCCATCCGCGTCACGCACAAACCGACGGGCATGGTCGTCTCCTGCCAGGACGAAAAATCGCAGCACAAGAACAAGGAGAAGGCCCTGCGCGTTCTCCGGTCCCGGCTGCTCGACATCGCCGAAAGCGAACGGCACGATCAGGTCGCCAGAGACCGCCGATCACAGGTCGGGACGGGGGAGAGGAGCGAAAAGATCCGCACCTACAACTTCCCTCAATCCCGGATCACGGACCACAGGATCAACGAAAATTTTCATAATCTCGAAGCGTTTCTCGACGGGGAGCTCAATGACATCCTCGAAAAACTCGCCCTCCACTTCCAGTCCCGTGCCGCGGCCGGACTGGACAAACCCGGAGGCGGGGCCGCCACCAGGCGGTCCTGA
- the rpmE gene encoding 50S ribosomal protein L31, which yields MKSDIHPSYAECLVTCACGNTFKTGSTKKEIRVEICSQCHPFFTGKQKFVDSAGRVEKFRKKYGMPKT from the coding sequence ATGAAGAGCGATATTCATCCGAGTTATGCCGAGTGTCTGGTGACCTGCGCCTGCGGGAACACCTTCAAGACCGGATCGACGAAAAAGGAAATCCGGGTCGAAATCTGTTCGCAGTGCCATCCGTTTTTTACGGGCAAACAGAAGTTCGTCGACAGCGCCGGCCGCGTCGAAAAATTCAGGAAAAAATATGGCATGCCGAAGACATAA
- the rsmD gene encoding 16S rRNA (guanine(966)-N(2))-methyltransferase RsmD produces the protein MIRVISGRYKGRRLKRVPDSRVRPMPDKLKGAIFSILAESIKGSTFLDGFAGTGSVGIEALSRGAETAVFIEEYPAAVKIIKDNLARCDAEDLAVVVDREFNRAVIELARRGACFDIVFLDPPYRLLEKRNPLKVIFKRGILAPSGLIVLRRHFKIAPEIKEFALARTSRIGDDVLDFYRKID, from the coding sequence ATGATCCGTGTCATCAGCGGGCGCTACAAGGGCCGCCGTTTGAAAAGAGTCCCCGACAGCCGGGTCCGGCCCATGCCGGACAAACTCAAGGGGGCGATTTTCAGCATTCTGGCCGAGAGCATCAAAGGAAGCACCTTTCTGGACGGTTTCGCCGGGACGGGATCCGTCGGAATCGAGGCTCTGAGCCGGGGCGCGGAAACGGCCGTTTTCATTGAAGAATATCCCGCCGCCGTGAAGATCATCAAGGACAACCTGGCCCGCTGCGACGCGGAGGATCTGGCCGTTGTTGTCGATCGCGAGTTCAACAGGGCGGTCATCGAACTGGCCCGGCGTGGCGCCTGTTTCGACATCGTTTTTCTCGATCCTCCTTACCGGCTCCTCGAGAAGAGAAACCCTCTCAAGGTCATCTTCAAAAGAGGCATCCTGGCCCCGTCCGGACTGATCGTGCTGAGGCGCCATTTCAAGATCGCACCGGAAATCAAGGAGTTCGCCCTCGCCCGCACCTCCCGCATCGGCGACGACGTTCTGGATTTTTACCGAAAAATCGATTAA
- the thiC gene encoding phosphomethylpyrimidine synthase ThiC encodes MTQLQKARKGALTQQMKQVARDEKMPVQTLVEGIASGKIVIPFNPAHAPKRPAGIGTGLRTKVNVNLGTSRDFPDVRDEIRKTDISIAYGTDALMDLSTGGDLRKIRRRILARSTVPLGTVPIYQAAVAAIERRGSIVSMTDDDLFETIEAQAEEGVDFMTVHCGLTIRAVERLRAQGRTADIVSRGGSFHLALMLHTGLENPFYAGFDRLLSIARRHDVTLSLGDGLRPGCIADATDRAQIEELLTLGELVRRSREAGVQVMVEGPGHVPLDQVVMNMKLQKRVCEEAPFYVLGPLVTDIAPGYDHIVSAIGGALAAAAGADFLCYVTPAEHLGLPTPDDVRDGLIASRIAAHAADIVKGVPGARERDLALSKARKALDWEAQEKLVIDPEKFRSIRRKRKSRTKACSMCGDFCAMRIVTDFLNPRGKADGACS; translated from the coding sequence ATGACCCAGCTCCAAAAAGCCCGCAAAGGCGCCCTCACCCAGCAGATGAAACAGGTCGCCCGCGACGAAAAAATGCCCGTTCAAACCCTTGTGGAAGGCATCGCTTCGGGAAAAATCGTCATCCCCTTCAATCCCGCCCATGCGCCGAAGCGTCCGGCCGGCATCGGGACCGGGCTCAGGACCAAGGTCAACGTCAACCTCGGGACATCGCGCGACTTTCCCGACGTCCGCGACGAGATCCGGAAAACGGACATCAGCATCGCCTACGGGACGGATGCCCTGATGGACCTCAGCACGGGCGGCGACCTCCGGAAGATCCGCCGGCGCATCCTGGCCCGCTCGACGGTTCCCCTGGGGACCGTGCCCATTTACCAGGCCGCCGTGGCCGCAATCGAAAGGCGGGGTTCGATCGTCTCCATGACCGATGACGATCTTTTCGAAACCATTGAGGCTCAGGCCGAGGAAGGCGTGGACTTCATGACCGTCCACTGCGGACTGACCATCCGGGCCGTCGAAAGACTCAGGGCCCAGGGCCGCACGGCCGACATCGTCTCCCGCGGCGGCTCTTTTCACCTGGCCCTCATGCTTCACACCGGCCTGGAAAACCCCTTCTACGCCGGATTCGACCGTCTTCTTTCGATCGCCCGGCGCCACGACGTCACGCTTAGCCTGGGCGACGGACTGCGGCCCGGCTGTATCGCCGACGCCACGGACCGGGCGCAGATCGAGGAACTTCTGACGCTCGGCGAACTGGTCCGCAGGTCGCGCGAGGCCGGCGTTCAGGTCATGGTCGAGGGACCCGGGCATGTCCCGCTCGACCAGGTCGTCATGAACATGAAGCTCCAGAAACGTGTCTGCGAGGAGGCTCCCTTCTACGTTCTCGGCCCTCTGGTCACGGATATCGCCCCCGGCTACGACCACATCGTGTCGGCCATCGGCGGCGCCCTGGCCGCCGCGGCGGGCGCCGATTTCCTCTGCTACGTCACACCGGCAGAACATCTCGGCCTTCCCACACCCGATGACGTCCGGGACGGTCTCATCGCCTCGCGGATCGCCGCCCACGCCGCCGACATCGTCAAGGGCGTTCCCGGCGCCCGCGAAAGGGACCTCGCCCTGTCCAAGGCCCGCAAAGCCCTGGACTGGGAGGCCCAGGAGAAACTCGTCATCGACCCGGAGAAATTCCGGAGCATCCGAAGGAAACGCAAGTCCAGGACAAAGGCCTGTTCCATGTGCGGGGATTTCTGCGCCATGCGCATCGTCACCGACTTCCTGAATCCCCGGGGAAAGGCCGATGGCGCCTGTTCGTGA
- a CDS encoding TIM barrel protein: protein MAPVRDALLFGTAGVPHTAADTSTLSALDRIKALGLDCLEIEFVKGVKMGGDTAARIKEKAEALGLALSAHAPYYINLNSEDAGKRLSSQERILTTVRTAALCGARSVVFHAGFYGRETPDRAFAEIRRELEAVLSIVRTERLPVTLRIETMGKKSQFGSLEEVLFLCRELEGLEPCLDFCHIYAREGKVNSYPEFHRVLRKVEKKLGRAALRNVHIHIAGVEFNASGEIRHLDLVDSGFRYDEWIQALRDFGTAGMVICESPNLETDALMLKKLHAAQEIKGSVGPDRKPGTAAFGRGR from the coding sequence ATGGCGCCTGTTCGTGACGCGCTCCTTTTCGGAACGGCCGGCGTCCCCCATACCGCCGCCGACACCTCGACTCTATCCGCGCTTGACAGAATCAAGGCACTCGGCCTGGACTGCCTCGAGATCGAGTTCGTCAAGGGCGTCAAGATGGGCGGGGATACGGCGGCCCGCATCAAGGAGAAGGCCGAAGCCCTCGGCCTGGCTCTGAGCGCCCACGCCCCCTACTACATCAACCTCAATTCCGAAGATGCGGGAAAACGCCTCTCCAGCCAGGAAAGGATCCTGACCACGGTCCGAACGGCCGCCCTCTGCGGCGCCCGGAGCGTCGTCTTTCATGCCGGCTTTTACGGCCGGGAGACTCCCGATCGGGCCTTCGCCGAAATCCGGAGAGAGCTCGAGGCCGTCCTGTCCATCGTCCGCACCGAACGCCTGCCCGTCACACTCCGCATCGAGACCATGGGCAAGAAATCCCAGTTCGGTTCCCTGGAGGAAGTCCTGTTCCTCTGCCGGGAGCTTGAGGGTCTCGAACCCTGCCTCGACTTCTGCCACATCTATGCCCGGGAGGGCAAGGTCAACAGCTATCCGGAGTTTCACAGGGTTCTCCGCAAGGTCGAAAAAAAGCTCGGGCGGGCCGCCCTCCGGAACGTCCACATTCATATCGCCGGGGTGGAATTCAACGCCTCGGGGGAAATCCGGCATCTCGACCTCGTCGACTCCGGGTTCCGCTACGACGAATGGATCCAGGCGCTCCGGGATTTCGGCACGGCCGGGATGGTCATCTGCGAAAGCCCCAATCTGGAGACCGACGCGCTGATGCTCAAAAAACTCCACGCGGCTCAGGAAATCAAGGGATCCGTCGGGCCGGACCGCAAACCCGGCACCGCCGCCTTCGGCCGCGGGCGTTAA
- a CDS encoding serine hydrolase domain-containing protein, whose translation MTVRHAIVLSLLFGFSSLYVTATGSTDDITRPDVRFPDTAAGKAAAAYFEAFNAGEGAMRKFFEAFSSRDSLREIPIKIRLDRYRKMRGQLGSLEPLEILASGTNALSVTAEDRGGRLLQLDFEFEALEPHGLLGIRIEALAAREGMAPPPDPKADDAELAAAVRNHLRSLTEAGEFSGVVLIARNGEPFFEEAFGWADREKKIPNRTDTRFNVGSINKSFTSLAVRMLAAENKLSLDDTIGAFLPDYPNQDAAAKVTVRQLIAMTSGIGDFFGERYQAADRSKILTLADYLPLFADNPLAFEPGSGNLYSNGGYIVLGLIIEKVTGIDYYTWIRDKIYAPAGMTDSGWPARDADVPNRAVGYVRDGSSWKTNLDTLPGRGSSAGGGYATARDLLNYTIALENGLFGEAGEARQGGMGIAGGAPGLNAALEWMPESGITIVVMANLSPPAAGRVARQIRAWLPRSR comes from the coding sequence ATGACCGTCAGGCATGCGATCGTCCTGTCTCTTCTTTTCGGCTTCTCCTCATTATATGTGACGGCAACAGGGTCAACCGATGACATCACCCGCCCGGACGTCCGGTTCCCGGATACGGCGGCCGGGAAAGCCGCGGCGGCCTATTTCGAAGCCTTCAACGCCGGTGAAGGGGCCATGCGGAAGTTTTTTGAAGCCTTTTCATCTCGGGACTCCCTCCGGGAAATTCCCATCAAGATCCGCCTGGACCGCTATCGGAAAATGCGCGGGCAGCTCGGTTCGCTCGAACCCCTGGAGATCCTCGCATCCGGGACGAACGCCCTGAGCGTGACCGCCGAGGACCGGGGCGGCCGCCTTCTGCAACTCGATTTCGAGTTCGAGGCCTTGGAGCCCCACGGCCTCCTGGGTATCCGCATCGAGGCCCTGGCCGCCCGCGAGGGCATGGCTCCGCCGCCCGATCCCAAGGCGGACGATGCCGAACTCGCGGCGGCGGTCCGGAATCATCTCCGTTCACTGACCGAGGCCGGGGAATTTTCGGGTGTCGTCCTCATCGCCCGGAACGGCGAGCCCTTTTTCGAGGAGGCCTTCGGCTGGGCCGACCGGGAGAAAAAAATCCCGAACCGGACGGACACGCGGTTCAACGTGGGATCGATCAACAAGTCCTTCACCAGCCTGGCCGTCCGAATGCTGGCCGCGGAAAACAAGCTGTCCCTCGACGACACCATCGGCGCGTTTTTGCCGGACTATCCCAACCAGGACGCGGCGGCCAAGGTCACGGTCCGCCAGCTCATCGCCATGACGTCCGGGATCGGCGACTTTTTCGGCGAGCGATACCAGGCGGCCGACCGATCCAAAATCCTGACCCTGGCCGACTACCTCCCCCTCTTCGCCGACAATCCCCTGGCCTTCGAACCGGGCTCCGGCAATCTCTATTCGAACGGCGGTTACATCGTGCTCGGCCTGATCATCGAAAAGGTCACGGGCATCGATTATTACACCTGGATCCGGGACAAGATCTATGCGCCGGCCGGCATGACGGATTCCGGCTGGCCCGCCCGGGACGCCGACGTTCCCAACCGGGCGGTCGGCTATGTCCGTGACGGCTCTTCCTGGAAAACGAACCTCGACACGCTGCCGGGACGGGGAAGCTCGGCCGGAGGCGGCTATGCCACGGCCCGCGACCTCCTGAATTACACGATCGCGCTCGAAAACGGGCTGTTCGGGGAGGCCGGCGAGGCGCGCCAGGGCGGGATGGGCATCGCCGGCGGAGCGCCGGGCCTGAACGCCGCCCTCGAATGGATGCCCGAGAGCGGCATCACGATCGTCGTCATGGCCAACCTCAGCCCCCCGGCCGCCGGCCGCGTCGCCCGGCAGATCCGGGCCTGGCTCCCGCGCTCTAGATGA
- a CDS encoding DUF5674 family protein, with protein sequence MPDRIEYDSVINIRPSQGNRSRGVDNPETREAILSIVEELVK encoded by the coding sequence ATGCCCGACCGCATTGAATATGATTCGGTCATCAACATCAGGCCTTCGCAGGGGAACAGATCGCGAGGCGTCGATAATCCGGAGACCCGGGAAGCGATCCTGAGTATTGTCGAGGAGCTGGTGAAATGA
- a CDS encoding amidohydrolase family protein translates to MSRVQSKMTAAAVFAAVLLITVPAAAGETTAVRGAKVVTGTGEIVEGGIVLVRDGLIVAVGKDVAVPEEAKIVDVPGGWIFPGFIDALTDLGAADRPSRGGDSDEATDPITPQLRIVDAVDPGSEFIARARTSGLTAALAAPALGNLLSGQSALIRLSGDDVADMIVRFPVAVHGSLGEPPKMRYGTKGRSPQTRMGSAALLRQTLWDVRNRIALLEDHDRKRAGFRVPPAADSRLDVLIPIVKGESPLVLNANRMDDILTALRIAEEFGLKLIISGGAEAHRVKERLAASGISVLLRPADAAGPTEETARAEYGSAAVLFEAGVRFAFQTGSAGLSGDLLSHVRSAVAHGLPWEEALRAVTVSPAGIFGAVDRIGSLEAGKFADMAIFDGNPFREPARAVVVMIGGKTVFDRR, encoded by the coding sequence ATGTCGCGGGTTCAAAGTAAGATGACGGCGGCGGCCGTTTTCGCCGCCGTTCTGCTTATCACGGTTCCCGCGGCGGCCGGAGAGACGACGGCCGTTCGCGGCGCAAAGGTCGTGACCGGGACGGGGGAGATTGTCGAGGGCGGTATCGTGCTTGTCCGGGACGGCCTCATCGTTGCCGTCGGAAAGGATGTCGCCGTTCCGGAGGAGGCGAAAATCGTCGATGTTCCGGGCGGTTGGATTTTTCCCGGATTCATCGATGCCCTGACCGATCTGGGCGCGGCCGACCGGCCGTCCCGGGGCGGAGATTCCGATGAGGCGACGGATCCGATCACGCCCCAACTCCGGATCGTCGATGCCGTCGATCCCGGAAGCGAATTTATCGCCCGCGCCCGGACATCCGGCCTGACGGCGGCCCTGGCCGCCCCGGCCCTGGGGAATCTCCTCTCCGGACAAAGCGCGCTCATCCGGCTCTCGGGCGATGATGTCGCGGACATGATCGTCCGGTTCCCGGTCGCGGTTCACGGCAGTCTGGGTGAGCCGCCTAAAATGAGATATGGAACGAAGGGCCGGTCTCCCCAGACCCGGATGGGTTCGGCGGCCCTCCTGAGGCAGACGCTGTGGGACGTCCGGAATCGCATCGCCCTCCTCGAAGACCATGACAGGAAACGTGCCGGATTCCGCGTACCTCCCGCCGCGGATTCCCGTTTGGATGTTCTCATCCCTATTGTCAAGGGAGAGAGTCCTCTTGTCCTCAACGCCAACAGGATGGACGACATCCTTACGGCGCTTCGGATCGCCGAAGAATTCGGACTGAAACTCATTATCAGCGGAGGGGCCGAGGCTCATAGGGTCAAGGAACGGCTGGCCGCCTCCGGGATTTCCGTTCTTCTCAGGCCGGCCGATGCCGCCGGACCGACCGAAGAGACGGCCCGTGCGGAATACGGATCCGCCGCGGTCCTTTTCGAGGCCGGCGTCCGATTCGCCTTTCAGACGGGCTCTGCGGGTCTTTCGGGCGATCTTCTTTCGCATGTCCGATCCGCCGTCGCCCACGGCCTCCCCTGGGAGGAAGCGCTCCGGGCCGTCACCGTCAGCCCGGCCGGGATCTTCGGCGCCGTTGACCGGATCGGCAGCCTGGAAGCGGGAAAATTTGCGGACATGGCGATTTTCGACGGCAATCCCTTCCGGGAGCCGGCCCGGGCGGTCGTCGTCATGATCGGCGGAAAAACCGTCTTCGACCGGAGATAG